The following proteins come from a genomic window of Ornithinimicrobium cryptoxanthini:
- a CDS encoding ABC transporter permease codes for MTDNIQDLRQLAASGRVPAPEVLAARSRRWGWWYFVEYWLRTARAWFVSILVYMVGEPLLYLVALGLGLGALVDSGVGTVDGVSYLVFVAPALLISTVVMSTGGELTYPVMAGFKWDRLYYGPAATPVTPAQIAVGQFLGVMIRFTLQAGIFWAMLLAFGAAPRGWAISLLTIPIAVLTAAAFGAPLQAYAASLTDEGYQFAFVQRFVIMPMFLFAGTFFPLSSMPGYLHWIGWVSPVWHGTQLSRQVTYGAVEPAWLTVVHIAFLVVLTALGLVWARRNYTVRLGS; via the coding sequence TTGACTGACAACATCCAGGATCTGCGCCAGCTCGCTGCCTCCGGCCGGGTCCCCGCACCGGAGGTCCTCGCCGCGCGCTCACGTCGCTGGGGCTGGTGGTACTTCGTGGAGTACTGGCTGCGCACCGCCCGCGCCTGGTTCGTCTCGATCCTGGTCTATATGGTCGGGGAGCCGCTGCTCTATCTCGTGGCGCTCGGCCTGGGGCTAGGCGCTCTTGTGGACAGCGGGGTCGGCACGGTCGACGGCGTGTCCTACCTGGTGTTCGTGGCACCGGCGTTGCTGATCTCGACGGTGGTGATGTCGACCGGTGGGGAGCTGACCTATCCGGTGATGGCGGGCTTCAAGTGGGACCGGCTCTACTACGGCCCGGCCGCGACCCCGGTGACACCGGCGCAGATCGCGGTCGGCCAGTTCCTGGGCGTGATGATCCGGTTCACGCTCCAGGCGGGCATCTTCTGGGCGATGCTCCTGGCGTTCGGGGCGGCCCCGCGCGGGTGGGCGATCTCGCTGCTGACCATCCCGATCGCAGTGCTGACCGCCGCCGCGTTCGGCGCACCCCTGCAGGCGTATGCCGCGAGCCTCACCGATGAGGGATACCAGTTCGCCTTCGTGCAGCGGTTCGTCATCATGCCGATGTTTCTCTTCGCCGGGACCTTCTTCCCGCTGTCCTCGATGCCTGGCTACCTGCACTGGATCGGCTGGGTCTCCCCGGTGTGGCACGGCACCCAGCTCTCGCGCCAGGTGACCTACGGCGCGGTCGAGCCGGCGTGGCTCACCGTGGTGCACATCGCCTTCCTGGTCGTCCTGACGGCGCTCGGGCTCGTGTGGGCGCGCCGCAACTACACGGTGCGGTTGGGGAGCTGA
- a CDS encoding ABC transporter permease, whose amino-acid sequence MSTGVSTGARGRLSAVYGGNARAVIERGFRVIARQNWMILVSGFFEPVLYLLAMGLGLGALVGEVEGPGGSSIPYTAYIAPALLATSAMNGAIYDSTWNVFFKLRFARLYQAMLQTSLGPMDVALGEIFLALFRGFLYACGFMVVMLVMGLVTSPWALLMIPVALLIALGFASFGMAVTSYLKSFQQMDVVNFVMLPMFLFSATLYPIEVFPEAIQWFIKAMPLWHGVELMRHLAVGYLSWAAVGHALYFVVMTVVGVWFTTVRLRALFLR is encoded by the coding sequence GTGAGCACCGGCGTGAGCACCGGCGCGCGCGGACGCCTGAGCGCGGTCTACGGGGGCAACGCGCGGGCGGTCATCGAACGCGGGTTCCGGGTCATCGCCCGGCAGAACTGGATGATCCTGGTGTCCGGCTTCTTCGAGCCGGTGCTCTATCTGCTCGCGATGGGTCTTGGCCTCGGAGCTCTGGTGGGCGAGGTGGAGGGACCGGGTGGCTCGAGCATCCCCTACACGGCCTACATCGCGCCGGCGCTGCTGGCGACGTCGGCGATGAACGGTGCCATCTATGACTCGACGTGGAACGTCTTCTTCAAGCTCCGCTTCGCGCGTCTCTACCAGGCGATGCTGCAGACCTCGCTCGGGCCGATGGATGTGGCGCTGGGCGAGATCTTCCTCGCGCTCTTCCGCGGCTTCCTCTATGCCTGCGGGTTCATGGTCGTGATGCTGGTGATGGGCCTGGTGACCTCCCCGTGGGCTCTCCTGATGATCCCCGTCGCGCTGCTGATCGCCCTTGGCTTCGCCAGCTTCGGCATGGCCGTCACCTCCTATCTGAAGTCGTTCCAGCAGATGGATGTCGTCAACTTCGTGATGCTGCCGATGTTCCTCTTCTCGGCGACGCTCTATCCCATCGAGGTCTTCCCCGAGGCCATCCAGTGGTTCATCAAGGCGATGCCGCTGTGGCACGGGGTCGAGCTCATGCGGCACCTGGCCGTCGGCTACCTGTCCTGGGCAGCGGTGGGTCACGCCCTCTATTTCGTGGTGATGACCGTGGTCGGCGTGTGGTTCACCACGGTGCGGCTGCGGGCACTCTTCCTGCGCTGA